GGCCGTGCTTAGCAACTGGGTGGAGGGACTGTAATGCCATTGATTCTCTTGCCGGCGGTCGACGTGGTCGACGGGCGGGCCGTGCGTCTGGTGCAGGGCAAGGCCGGCAGCGAAACCGAGTACGGGACCGCGCTGGACGCCGCCCTGGGCTGGCAGCGCGACGGGGCCGAGTGGATCCATCTGGTGGACCTCGACGCCGCCTTCGGCCGCGGCTCCAACCGCGAGCTGCTTGCCGAGGTGGTCGGCAAGCTCGACGTGCAGGTCGAGCTCTCCGGCGGCATCCGCGACGACGAGTCGCTGACGGCGGCGCTGGCGACGGGCTGCGCCCGGGTCAACCTCGGGACGGCCGCCCTGGAGAACCCGCAGTGGTGCGCGCGGGCGATCAGCGAGCATGGCGACAAGGTCGCCGTCGGCCTGGACGTCCAGATCGACCCGACCCATCCCCAAGGCCAGCACCGGCTGCGCGGCCGTGGCTGGGAGACCGACGGCGGTGACCTCTGGGAGGTGCTGGAACGCCTTGACAGCCAAGGGTGTTCGCGATTCGTGGTCACCGACGTCACCAAGGACGGCACCCTGGGCGGCCCCAATCTCGAGTTGCTCGCCGGAGTCGCCGAGCGCACCGAGGCGCCGGTGATCGCGTCCGGCGGCGTGTCCAGCCTGGACGACCTGCGTGCGATCGCCACGCTCACCGACCGCGGGGTCGAGGGGGCCATCGTGGGCAAGGCCCTCTACGCCGGGCGGTTCACCCTGCCGCAGGCCCTGGCCGCGGTGCAGGGGTGAGCGACGCGATGGACTTGGACGCGCTGGTCGAGACGGCGTCGGCGATCCTCGACGACGCGACCGAGCCCTTTCTCGCCGGCCACCGGGCCGAGTCGGCCGTGCAGAAGAAGGGCAACGACTTCGCCACCGACGTCGACCTGGCGATCGAGCGGCAGGTCGTCGCCGCCCTCACCGAGACCACCGGAATCGGTGTGCACGGCGAGGAATACGGCGGCGAAGACGTCGACGCGGAGTGGGTGTGGGTGCTCGACCCCGTAGACGGCACGTTCAACTACGCGGCGGGTTCGCCGATGGCCGGCATCCTGCTCGGGTTGCTGCATGACGGCGAGCCGGTCGTCGGACTGACCTGGTTGCCCTTCACCGGCCAGCGTTACACCGCGACCGTCGGCGGGCCCTTGGTGAAAAACGGTAAGCCCCAGCCACCGCTGGGCCGGGTCGAGCTGGCCGACGCCCTCATCGGCGCCGGCTCGTTCAGCGCGGACGCCCGGGGCAGATTCCCCGGCCGCTATCGGGTCGCGCTGCTGGAGAACCTGAGCCGGGTGTCGTCGCGGCTGCGCATGCACGGCTCCACGGGGCTGGACCTGGCGTATGTTGCCGACGGAATCCTGGCGGCCTCAATAAGTTTCGGCGGACACGTGTGGGACCATGCCGCGGGCGTCGCGCTGGTGCGGGCCGCGGGTGGCGTCGTCACGAACCTGGCAGGCGAAGCGTGGACGCCCGATTCGGAGTCCGCGCTCGCCGCGGCGCCGGGCGCGCACGACGAGATCCTCGAAATCCTGCGCAGCACGGGCGAACCGGGAGACTACTGACGATGTGCGCGAGTAACGGCCTCGCGGTGCGGGTGATTCCCTGCCTGGACGTCGACGCCGGCCGGGTGGTCAAGGGCGTCAACTTCGAAAACCTCCGCGACGCGGGAGATCCCGTCGAGCTGGCCGCCGCCTACGACGCCGAGGGGGCGGACGAGCTGACGTTCCTCGACGTCACCGCCTCGTCGTCGGAACGCGGCACCATGCTCGACGTCGTGCGGCGCACCGCCGAGCAGGTGTTCATCCCGCTGACCGTGGGCGGGGGAGTGCGCACGGTGGCCGACGTCGACGTCCTGCTGCGCGCGGGGGCCGACAAGGTGTCGGTCAACACCGCCGCGATCGCGCGCCCCGACTTGCTGGCCGAGATGGCGCGGCAGTTCGGGTCGCAGTGCATCGTCTTGTCCGTCGACGCCCGCACGGTCCCGGCCGGCTCGGCCCCGACCCCGTCGGGCTGGGAGGTCACCACCCACGGCGGCCGGCGCGGCACAGGGATCGACGCCGTCGAGTGGGCGGTGCGCGGCGCCGAGCTCGGGGTGGGGGAGATCCTGCTCAACTCGATGGACGCCGACGGCACGAAGGCCGGGTTCGACCTGGCGATGCTGCGGGCGGTCCGCGCCGCGGTCACGGTGCCCGTGATCGCCAGCGGGGGTGCCGGAGCGGCGGCGCACTTCGCGCCCGCCGTCGCCGCCGGCGCCGATGCGGTGTTGGCGGCCAGCGTCTTTCACTTCCGCGAGCTGACCATCGGCCAGGTGAAGGCCGCCATGGCCGCCGAAGGGATCACCGTGCGATGACGCTCGACCCACGGATCGCGGCGCGGCTCAAGCGCAATGCCGACGGGCTGTTCGCCGCCGTCGTGCAGGAGCGGGACAGCGGCGACGTGCTGATGGTCGCGTGGATGGACGACGACGCGCTGGCCCGGACATTGGAAACCCGTGAGGGGACGTACTATTCGCGGTCGCGTGGCGAGCAGTGGGTGAAGGGGGCGACGTCTGGCCACACGCAGCGCGTCCACTCGGTGCGGCTCGACTGCGACGGCGACGCGGTGCTGCTGACCGTCGACCAGGTCGGCGGCGCCTGCCACACCGGCGACCACAGCTGTTTCGACGCCGACGTGCTCCTGGAGCCCGAAGGTTAGCTCCGGCGCCCCACCGAGATTGCGGTGTGGGTGGTGGTTTGGCGCGGGTCGCGCCCACTGCGGCAATTTGGTAGAGGCTGGCCGCGAGGTCGGCTTCGCGTAGGAAGCGCTGGCGGAACTCGTCGTCCGCGGTCAGGTCGCGGGGAGGATCTTCAGGGCGTCCGTGCGGGGCAGCCGCGGGTGCTGCGCCAGGTACATCTCGCCCATTCCGCCGGCGCCCAGGCGCCGCACGATCGTGTACCCGGCGAACACCTCCCCTTCGGTGAGGCCTTCCACTCGCGGCATGTGAGCATGCTACTGAGGCCGTGCGCACGGCAACCGTGATTCGCCTGGATGGCGCCCCTCAGGGCGCACCGCCGCCGGCCTTCCGTGAGAATGGCGGGCGATGATCAAACCGGTGACGTGGACCGCGGTCATGCCCCTGCTCGCCCTCGTCGTGTTGGCACTGATCTGGGGGACTCAGCTCGGCCCGCTGCTCGTCGCGCTGGCGGCCGCCCTCCTGGTCGGCGCGGTGCTGGCCGCGGTCCATCACGCCGAGGTGGTCGCGGCCCGGGTGGGCGAACCGTTTGGCTCGCTGGTCCTGGCCGCCGCCGTCACCGTGATCGAGGTTGCGCTGATCGTCGAGCTGATGGCGTCCGGCGGCAGCGAAACCGCGACGCTGGCCCGGGACACGGTGTTCGCCGCGGTCATCATCACCACGAACGGGATCGCCGGATTGTCGCTGCTGATGGGGTCGCGGCGGTACGGCGTGACGCTGTTCAACGCCGAGGGAAGCGGGGCGGCACTGGCGACGATCACGACGCTGGCGACGTTGAGCCTGGTACTGCCCGCGTTCACGACAAGCCATGTGGGCCGGGAATTTTCGCCCGGCCAGCTGGCCTTCGCCGCCGTCGCCTCGCTGGGCCTGTATCTGCTGTTCGTGTTCACCCAAACCTTCCGGCATCGCGACTTTTTCCTGCCGGTCGCGCAGCGGGGCCAGAAGCGCCTCTTCGAGGATGAGAGCCACGCCGAGCCGCCGAGCGTCCGGTCGGCGCTGACCAGCCTCACGCTGCTGGTCGTCGCGCTGTTCGCCGTGGTGGGCCTCGCCGAGCAGGAGTCGCCGGCGGTCGAGCGGGCGGTGACCGCGGCCGGATTCCCGCAGACGTTCGTCGGCGTGGTGATCGCGGCGTTGGTCCTGCTGCCGGAGACCCTGGCGGCGCTACGCGCGGCGCGACGGGGCCGGATCCAGATCAGCCTGAACCTGGCCTACGGCTCGGCGCTGGCCAGCATCGGCCTGACCATTCCGGCGATCGCGCTGGCAAGCATCTGGCTGAGGGGGCCGCTGGTGCTCGGCCTCGGTCCGGTCCAGCTGGTGCTGCTCGCGCTGACCGTCGTGATCAGCATGCTGACGGTGGTGCCGGGGCGGGCCACCCGGCTGCAGGGCGAATTGCACCTGGTGCTGCTCGCCGCGTACATCTTTCTCGCGGTCAACCCGTAGGCAGGGCGCGCAGGGTCTCGAGCGCCTTGTCGGCATGGGTGTCCATGCTGAATTCGCTGGCGATCACGTCGAGCACCTTGCGGTCGGTGCCGATGACAAAGGTGGTGCGCTTGACCGGCATGACCTTGCCGAGCAGGCCGCGCTTGACCCCGAACTGCTTGGCCACCGCGCCGTCGGCGTCCGACAGCAACGGGTAGTCGAAGTGCTGGGTCTCGGCGAACTTGGCCTGCTTCTGCACGGGATCGGTGCTGATGCCGACCCGGCTGGCGCCCACCGCGGCGAATTCGGCCGCGAGGTCACGGAAGTGGCAGGCCTCCTTGGTGCAGCCGGGCGTCATCGCGGCGGGGTAGAAGAACAGGACGACGGGCCCGTCGGCGAGCAGGCCGCTGAGCGTGCGGGGCGTGCCCGCCTGATCGGGAAGTTCGAAGTCCGCGACGGTGTCACCAGGTTTCATGGCGGTCACGCTACGCCCAGGCAGCGAGCCCCCGGGCGTGGATCTGCGAGGATGGTTCGGTGCACGACCACCTCGCCGCTACCACCTCACGGGAGCACTTCCGCCGGCTGGCGGCGGAGCACCGCGTGGTGCCGGTGACCCGCAAGGTGCTGGCCGACAGCGAGACGCCGCTGTCGGCGTACCGCAAACTGGCCGCCAACCGCCCGGGCACATTCCTGCTCGAGTCCGCCGAGAACGGCCGGTCCTGGTCGCGTTGGTCGTTCATCGGCGCGGGCGCGCCCTCGGCGCTGACGGTGCGCGACGGCGAAGCGGTGTGGCTGGGCGCCGTGCCGCAGGACGCCCCGACCGGGGGGGACCCCCTGCTGGCGCTGCGCGCCACCCTCGAGCTGCTGGCCACGGCCGCGCTGCCCGGCCTGCCCCCGCTGTCGGGCGGGATGGTCGGATTCTTCGCCTACGACCTGGTGCGGCGCCTGGAACGCCTGCCGGACTTGGCTGTCGACGACCTGCGCCTCCCGGACATGTTGTTGCTGCTGGCGACGGACCTGGCGGCGGTCGACCATCACGAGGGGACCATCACCCTGATCGCCAACGCCGTCAACTGGAACGGCACCGACGAGCGCGTCGACGAGGCCTACGACGACGCCGTCGCCCGGCTGGACGTGATGACGACGGCGCTGGGCCAGGCGCTGCCGTCGACGGTCGCGACGTTCAGCCGCCCCGAGCCCCGGCAGCGCGCGCAGCGCACGGTCGAGGAGTACACCAAGATCGTCGACTACCTCGTCGAGCAGATCGCGGCCGGCGAGGCCTTCCAGGTGGTGCCTTCGCAGCGCTTCGAGATGGACACCGCGGTCGACCCCATCGACGTGTACCGGATGCTGCGGGCGACCAACCCGAGCCCCTACATGTACCTGCTGCACGTGCCGAACGGGCAAGGCGCGACGGACTTCTCGATCGTCGGATCCAGCCCGGAGGCGTTGGTCACCGTCGCCGACGGCTGGGCGACGACGCACCCGATCGCCGGAACGCGGTGGCGCGGCAAGACCGAGGAAGAGGACCAGCAGCTGGAAAAAGACCTGCTGGCCGACGCCAAGGAGCGCGCCGAGCACCTGATGCTGGTCGACCTCGGCCGCAACGACCTGGGCCGGGTCTGCACGCCGGGCAGCGTGCGCGTCGAGGACTACAGCCACATCGAGCGCTACAGCCACGTGATGCACCTGGTGTCGACCGTCACCGGGATGCTCGGTGAGGGCCGCACCGCCCTGGACGCGGTGACCGCATGCTTCCCGGCGGGAACGCTGTCGGGCGCCCCCAAGGTGCGGGCCATGGAGCTCATCGAAGAGGTCGAAAAGACGCGCCGCGGCCTCTACGGCGGCGTGGTCGGCTACCTGGATTTCGCCGGCAACGCCGACTTCGCGATCGCCATCCGCACCGCGCTGATGCGCGACGGCACCGCGTACGTTCAGGCCGGTGGCGGCGTGGTCGCCGACTCCAACGGCCCGTACGAATACACCGAGGCGTCCAATAAGGCGCGCGCGGTGCTCAACGCGATCGCCGCGGCCGAGACGCTGACCGCCCCGCGGCCGGGTCGCGATGGCTGACCGCCGCCCGGGCCGGTTCACGATCGTGCCGGCCCAGTTCCTGCTGGTGGTCGCCGCGGGGGCGTTGTGGGCGGCGTCGCGGCTGCCATGGGTTGTGGTCCGGTCCTTCGACGGGCTGGGGCCGCCGAAGGCGGTGACGCTGTCCGGCGCCGCGTGGTCCACGGCCCTGCTCCCGTTGGCCCTGCTCCTGGCCGCGGCGGCCGCGGCCGCCCTGGCCGTGCGCGGTTGGCCGCTGCGCGTGCTGGCGGTGCTGGTGGCGGTGGCCGGCCTCGCGGCCGGGTATCTGGGCATCAGCCTCTGGGTGCTCCCCGATGTGGCCGTGCGCGGTGCCGAGCTGGCGCGCATTCCGTTGATGACGCTGGTGGGCAGCGAGCGGCACCGTTGGGGAGCCGGCATCGCGGTGGCCGCCGCCGGGTGCAGCGTGATCGCCGCCGTGTTGTTGATGCGCTCGGCGTCGATCCTCGGCTCGGACGGCTCGGACGTCGCCAAATATGCGGCTCCGGCGACCCGTCGGTCGAAAGCCCTGCGCGAAAGCGCAAATGGGGTGATGCTTGAGGAGCCGGAGAAGCCGAAGATGTCCGAACGGATGATCTGGGATGCGCTTGATGAGGGTCGGGACCTGACCGAGCGCCCCGGTGAGGCCGACACCGAGGGTCGGTGACGGGCCGCGAGCCAAAGGCCGCTACCCTTCTTCACATCGTCCAGAAGGCGGCGACGGCGGGGTGACCGTGGGCACGGCGGAAGGAAACCGAAAGGCATGAGTCCGGCATCCGTGCTTGACTCCATCCTCGAAGGAGTCAGGGCCGACGTTTCCGCGCGCGAGGCCCTGGTCAGCCTGTCCGAGATCAAGGCGTTGGCCGCGGCCGCGCCGCCGCCGCTCGACGTGATGGCCGCCTTGCGTGAGCCCGGCATCGGCGTCATCGCCGAAGTCAAGCGCGCCAGCCCGTCGGCGGGTTCCCTGGCGACCATCGCCGACCCGGCGAAGCTGTCCCGCGCCTACGAGGACGGCGGCGCCCGCATCATCAGCGTGCTGACCGAGGAGCGACGCTTCCGCGGGTCGCTCGATGACCTCGACGCGGTGCGTGCGGCGGTGTCGATCCCCGTGCTGCGCAAGGACTTTGTGGTCCAGCCGTATCAGATCCACGAGGCCCGAGCGCACGGCGCGGACATGCTGTTGCTCATCGTCGCCGCGCTCGAGCAATCGGCGCTGGTGTCGATGCTGGATCGCACCGAATCGCTGGGCATGACGGCACTGGTCGAGGTGCACACCGAAGAGGAGGCCGACCGCGCGCTCAAGGCCGGGGCCAACGTCATCGGCGTCAACGCCCGCGACCTGACGACGCTGGCGGTGGACCGAGATTGCTTCGCGCGCATCGCACCCGGCTTGCCCAGCAACGTGATCCGCATCGCCGAGTCCGGCGTGCGCGGCACCGCAGACCTGTTGGCGTACGCCGGTGCGGGCGCCGACGCCGTCCTGGTCGGTGAAGGTCTGGTCAAGAGCGGTGACCCACGCGCCGCGGTGGCCGATCTGGTCACCGCCGGCACCCACCCGTCCTGTCCGAAACCGGCTCGCTGAACGTTGTTGCGCACTGAGACGTTGAATCCGATGAGCCGCCCCCGCGTTGAGCCTTGGTGATGGACGACCTGACCGGTTCGGATCTTCCGCGTTCCAGTGCGGCCATCGCCGAACCCACCAGCCACGACCCCGACGCGGGCGGCCATTTCGGCGGCCCCGGTGGTTGGGGTGGTCGCTACGTCGCCGAGGCGTTGATGGCGGTGATCGAAGAGGTCACGACCGCCTACGAGAAGGAACGTGTCAATCAGGATTTCCTCGACATCCTGGATGACTTGCAGACCCACTACACCGGTAGGCCGTCGCCGCTGTACGAGGCGACCCGGCTCAGTGACCACGCCGGCGGGGCGCGCATCTTCCTCAAACGAGAAGACCTGAACCACACCGGTTCTCACAAGATCAACAACGTCCTCGGCCAGGCGTTGCTGGCCCGCAGGATGGGCAAGACCCGGGTGATCGCCGAGACCGGGGCCGGCCAGCACGGCGTGGCAACCGCCACGGCGTGCGCGCTGCTCGGCCTCGACTGTGTGATCTACATGGGCGCCGTGGACACCGCGCGCCAGGCGCTCAACGTGGCGCGGATGCGGCTGCTGGGGGCCGAGGTCGTCTCCGTCGAGTCCGGCTCGCAGACGCTGAAGGACGCCATCAACGAGGCGTTCCGCGACTGGGTGACCAACGCGCACAACACGTACTACTGCTTCGGCACGGCGGCGGGTCCGCATCCCTTCCCGACCATGGTCCGGGACTTCCAGCGCATCATCGGCCTGGAGGCCCGAGTGCAGATCCAGCGGCAGGCGGGCCGGTTGCCCGACGCCGTAACCGCCTGCGTGGGCGGCGGATCCAATGCCATCGGCATCTTCCACGCCTTCATCGACGACCCCGACGTGCGGCTGGTGGGGTTCGAAGCGGCCGGCGACGGCGTCGAGACGGGCCGGCATGCGGCGACGTTCGCGGGCGGTTCCCCCGGGGCGTTCCAGGGCTCGTTCTCCTACCTGCTGCAGGACGAAGACGGCCAAACCATCGAATCCCATTCGATCTCGGCCGGTTTGGATTACCCGGGAGTGGGTCCCGAACACGCCTACCTCAAGGAGACCGGCCGCGCCGACTACCGGCCGATCACCGACACCGAGGCGATGGACGCGTTCCGGCTGCTGTGCCGCACGGAAGGCATCATCCCGGCGATCGAATCCGCGCACGCGGTGGCCGGCGCTCTCCAGCTGGGCGTCGAATTGGGCCGGGGCGCAATCATTGTGGTGAACCTGTCGGGTCGCGGCGACAAGGACGTCGAGACGGCCGCCAAATGGTTCGGGCTGATGTCGCCCACCGACGATGCGGGCCGGCGATGACGGTGGAGCAAAGCCAGGCGAGCAGGCTGGCCCCGGTCTTCGAGTCGTGCCGCAAGGAGGGCCGTGCGGCGCTGATCGGGTACTTGCCGACGGGCTACCCCGACGTCGCCACGTCGATGGACGCGATGACCGCCCTCGTCCAATCCGGCTGCGACATCATCGAGGTCGGGGTGCCGTATTCGGACCCCGGGATGGACGGCCCGACCATCGCCAGGGCCACCGAGGCCGCCCTGCACGGGGGAGTGCGGGTGCGGGACACCCTCGCCGCCGTCGAGGCCATCAGTTCGGCCGGTGGGGACGCCGTGGTGATGACGTACTGGAATCCGGTGCTGCGGTACGGCGTCGACGCCTTCGCGCGCGACCTCGCGGCGGCGGGCGGACGGGGCCTGATCACCCCCGATCTCATCCCGGACGAGGCCGACCGGTGGCTGGCGGCATCCGACGAGCATCGGTTGGATCGCATCTTCCTCGTAGCGCCGTCGTCGACGCCGCAACGGCTGGCGATGACAGTCGAGGCCTCGCGCGGGTTCGTCTACGCTGCCTCCACGATGGGAGTGACCGGGGCGCGTGACGCGGTGTCGCAGGCGGCGCCGGATCTGGTGGCCCGGGTGCGGGAGGTGTCTGACATACCCGTCGGGGTGGGCCTGGGGGTGCGTTCTCGCGAGCAGGCCGCGCAGATCGCCGGCTACGCCGACGGGGTCATCGTCGGCTCCGCGTTGGTGTCGGCGCTGGGCGACGGTGGCCTGCCCGCCTTGCGGGCGCTGACCGAGGAACTCGCTCACGGCGTGCGCGACGGGGTCGCCGCCTCATGACGTTGGCGCCCACCTACTTCCCGAGCCCGCCGCAGGGCGTGTGGCACCTCGGGCCGTTGCCGATCCGCGCCTACGCGCTGTTCATCATCACCGGCATCGTGGTCGCGCTCATCATCGGTGACCGGCGCTGGGAGGCCCGCGGCGGCCAGCGCGGCGTGATCTACGACGTGGCGCTGTGGGCCGTGCCGTTCGGGTTGATCGGCGGCCGGCTCTACCACCTGGCCACCGACTGGCGAACCTACTGGGGACCCGGCGGCGCGGGGTTCGGCGCGGCGCTGCGGATCTGGGACGGCGGCCTGGGCATCTGGGGCGCGGTGGCGCTCGGCGGCGTGGGCGCGTGGATCGCCTGCCGGCGTCGGGGAATCCCGTTGCCCGCCTTCGGCGACGCGATCGCCCCGGGAATCGTGCTGGCTCAGGCGATCGGGCGGCTGGGCAACTACTTCAACCAGGAGCTCTACGGCCGCGAGACCACGCTGCCGTGGGGGCTGGAGATCTTCTACCGCCGCGACCCATCGGGTTACGTCGACCCGCATTCGCTCGACGGCGTCTCGACGGGGCAGGTGGCGCTCGTCGTGCAGCCCACGTTCCTCTACGAACTGATCTGGAACGT
This genomic window from Mycobacterium saskatchewanense contains:
- a CDS encoding calcium:proton antiporter, whose amino-acid sequence is MIKPVTWTAVMPLLALVVLALIWGTQLGPLLVALAAALLVGAVLAAVHHAEVVAARVGEPFGSLVLAAAVTVIEVALIVELMASGGSETATLARDTVFAAVIITTNGIAGLSLLMGSRRYGVTLFNAEGSGAALATITTLATLSLVLPAFTTSHVGREFSPGQLAFAAVASLGLYLLFVFTQTFRHRDFFLPVAQRGQKRLFEDESHAEPPSVRSALTSLTLLVVALFAVVGLAEQESPAVERAVTAAGFPQTFVGVVIAALVLLPETLAALRAARRGRIQISLNLAYGSALASIGLTIPAIALASIWLRGPLVLGLGPVQLVLLALTVVISMLTVVPGRATRLQGELHLVLLAAYIFLAVNP
- the trpA gene encoding tryptophan synthase subunit alpha — its product is MTVEQSQASRLAPVFESCRKEGRAALIGYLPTGYPDVATSMDAMTALVQSGCDIIEVGVPYSDPGMDGPTIARATEAALHGGVRVRDTLAAVEAISSAGGDAVVMTYWNPVLRYGVDAFARDLAAAGGRGLITPDLIPDEADRWLAASDEHRLDRIFLVAPSSTPQRLAMTVEASRGFVYAASTMGVTGARDAVSQAAPDLVARVREVSDIPVGVGLGVRSREQAAQIAGYADGVIVGSALVSALGDGGLPALRALTEELAHGVRDGVAAS
- a CDS encoding TIGR02234 family membrane protein — translated: MADRRPGRFTIVPAQFLLVVAAGALWAASRLPWVVVRSFDGLGPPKAVTLSGAAWSTALLPLALLLAAAAAAALAVRGWPLRVLAVLVAVAGLAAGYLGISLWVLPDVAVRGAELARIPLMTLVGSERHRWGAGIAVAAAGCSVIAAVLLMRSASILGSDGSDVAKYAAPATRRSKALRESANGVMLEEPEKPKMSERMIWDALDEGRDLTERPGEADTEGR
- a CDS encoding peroxiredoxin, encoding MKPGDTVADFELPDQAGTPRTLSGLLADGPVVLFFYPAAMTPGCTKEACHFRDLAAEFAAVGASRVGISTDPVQKQAKFAETQHFDYPLLSDADGAVAKQFGVKRGLLGKVMPVKRTTFVIGTDRKVLDVIASEFSMDTHADKALETLRALPTG
- the hisF gene encoding imidazole glycerol phosphate synthase subunit HisF, translating into MCASNGLAVRVIPCLDVDAGRVVKGVNFENLRDAGDPVELAAAYDAEGADELTFLDVTASSSERGTMLDVVRRTAEQVFIPLTVGGGVRTVADVDVLLRAGADKVSVNTAAIARPDLLAEMARQFGSQCIVLSVDARTVPAGSAPTPSGWEVTTHGGRRGTGIDAVEWAVRGAELGVGEILLNSMDADGTKAGFDLAMLRAVRAAVTVPVIASGGAGAAAHFAPAVAAGADAVLAASVFHFRELTIGQVKAAMAAEGITVR
- the trpB gene encoding tryptophan synthase subunit beta, with the translated sequence MDDLTGSDLPRSSAAIAEPTSHDPDAGGHFGGPGGWGGRYVAEALMAVIEEVTTAYEKERVNQDFLDILDDLQTHYTGRPSPLYEATRLSDHAGGARIFLKREDLNHTGSHKINNVLGQALLARRMGKTRVIAETGAGQHGVATATACALLGLDCVIYMGAVDTARQALNVARMRLLGAEVVSVESGSQTLKDAINEAFRDWVTNAHNTYYCFGTAAGPHPFPTMVRDFQRIIGLEARVQIQRQAGRLPDAVTACVGGGSNAIGIFHAFIDDPDVRLVGFEAAGDGVETGRHAATFAGGSPGAFQGSFSYLLQDEDGQTIESHSISAGLDYPGVGPEHAYLKETGRADYRPITDTEAMDAFRLLCRTEGIIPAIESAHAVAGALQLGVELGRGAIIVVNLSGRGDKDVETAAKWFGLMSPTDDAGRR
- the trpC gene encoding indole-3-glycerol phosphate synthase TrpC, which gives rise to MSPASVLDSILEGVRADVSAREALVSLSEIKALAAAAPPPLDVMAALREPGIGVIAEVKRASPSAGSLATIADPAKLSRAYEDGGARIISVLTEERRFRGSLDDLDAVRAAVSIPVLRKDFVVQPYQIHEARAHGADMLLLIVAALEQSALVSMLDRTESLGMTALVEVHTEEEADRALKAGANVIGVNARDLTTLAVDRDCFARIAPGLPSNVIRIAESGVRGTADLLAYAGAGADAVLVGEGLVKSGDPRAAVADLVTAGTHPSCPKPAR
- the priA gene encoding bifunctional 1-(5-phosphoribosyl)-5-((5-phosphoribosylamino)methylideneamino)imidazole-4-carboxamide isomerase/phosphoribosylanthranilate isomerase PriA; this translates as MPLILLPAVDVVDGRAVRLVQGKAGSETEYGTALDAALGWQRDGAEWIHLVDLDAAFGRGSNRELLAEVVGKLDVQVELSGGIRDDESLTAALATGCARVNLGTAALENPQWCARAISEHGDKVAVGLDVQIDPTHPQGQHRLRGRGWETDGGDLWEVLERLDSQGCSRFVVTDVTKDGTLGGPNLELLAGVAERTEAPVIASGGVSSLDDLRAIATLTDRGVEGAIVGKALYAGRFTLPQALAAVQG
- a CDS encoding inositol monophosphatase family protein translates to MDLDALVETASAILDDATEPFLAGHRAESAVQKKGNDFATDVDLAIERQVVAALTETTGIGVHGEEYGGEDVDAEWVWVLDPVDGTFNYAAGSPMAGILLGLLHDGEPVVGLTWLPFTGQRYTATVGGPLVKNGKPQPPLGRVELADALIGAGSFSADARGRFPGRYRVALLENLSRVSSRLRMHGSTGLDLAYVADGILAASISFGGHVWDHAAGVALVRAAGGVVTNLAGEAWTPDSESALAAAPGAHDEILEILRSTGEPGDY
- a CDS encoding anthranilate synthase component I, coding for MHDHLAATTSREHFRRLAAEHRVVPVTRKVLADSETPLSAYRKLAANRPGTFLLESAENGRSWSRWSFIGAGAPSALTVRDGEAVWLGAVPQDAPTGGDPLLALRATLELLATAALPGLPPLSGGMVGFFAYDLVRRLERLPDLAVDDLRLPDMLLLLATDLAAVDHHEGTITLIANAVNWNGTDERVDEAYDDAVARLDVMTTALGQALPSTVATFSRPEPRQRAQRTVEEYTKIVDYLVEQIAAGEAFQVVPSQRFEMDTAVDPIDVYRMLRATNPSPYMYLLHVPNGQGATDFSIVGSSPEALVTVADGWATTHPIAGTRWRGKTEEEDQQLEKDLLADAKERAEHLMLVDLGRNDLGRVCTPGSVRVEDYSHIERYSHVMHLVSTVTGMLGEGRTALDAVTACFPAGTLSGAPKVRAMELIEEVEKTRRGLYGGVVGYLDFAGNADFAIAIRTALMRDGTAYVQAGGGVVADSNGPYEYTEASNKARAVLNAIAAAETLTAPRPGRDG
- a CDS encoding prolipoprotein diacylglyceryl transferase, which codes for MTLAPTYFPSPPQGVWHLGPLPIRAYALFIITGIVVALIIGDRRWEARGGQRGVIYDVALWAVPFGLIGGRLYHLATDWRTYWGPGGAGFGAALRIWDGGLGIWGAVALGGVGAWIACRRRGIPLPAFGDAIAPGIVLAQAIGRLGNYFNQELYGRETTLPWGLEIFYRRDPSGYVDPHSLDGVSTGQVALVVQPTFLYELIWNVLVFAALIYLDRRFTLGHGRLFALYVAGYCIGRFGVELLRDDTATHIAGIRINSFTSTFVFIGAVVYFIVAPKGREDPESLRGNEGVVEVSPEPEPVVAADVPESPDADAAAAEPEEPEAGEPEAEVAPEAGEAESPTSADPEPGESAADAAGDGEAPRGRWSLRRNR
- the hisI gene encoding phosphoribosyl-AMP cyclohydrolase; protein product: MTLDPRIAARLKRNADGLFAAVVQERDSGDVLMVAWMDDDALARTLETREGTYYSRSRGEQWVKGATSGHTQRVHSVRLDCDGDAVLLTVDQVGGACHTGDHSCFDADVLLEPEG